The Ziziphus jujuba cultivar Dongzao chromosome 7, ASM3175591v1 genome includes a region encoding these proteins:
- the LOC107434196 gene encoding uncharacterized protein LOC107434196 isoform X1, whose amino-acid sequence MFESEILENGFMEGDKEHSNSSFAEVDPGKPASLTWQRRLDNKGNSLSSFSLSLKEMIHMAPIGVRLWRYIREETAKGKGIIINPFVRRPVTSCHGVPLGGIGAGSIGRSFRGEFQRWQLFPRICEEKPVLANQFSVFVSRSNGEKYSTVLSPRSPELLKENEVSGIESWDWNLNGHNSTYHALFPRAWTVYEGEPDPDLKIVCRQISPFIPHNYKESSFPVSVFTFSLHNTGKTTADVTLLFTWANSVGGLSEFSGQHTNSKMTMRDGVRGVLLHHKTANGLPPVTFAVATREIDGIQVSECPCFVISGNSTGVTAKEMWHQIKEHGSFDGLNSAETLVTSEPGLSIGAAVAASVTIPSEAVRTVTFSLAWDCPEVRFTSGKTYYRRYTKFYGIHGNAAADIAHDAILEHGKWESEIEAWQRPILQDKRLPEWYPITLFNELYYLNSGGTVWTDGSPPLHSLASIVGSKFSLDRSSLGLKSIVDVSHQNDTATDILGRMITKLEQIHTPVASNSAFGTNLLQKGDENIGQFLYLEGIEYHMWNTYDVHFYSSFALVSLFPKLELSIQRDFAAAVMMHDPSKIKLLHDGKWVPRKVLGAVPHDIGINDPWFEVNAYNLYDTDRWKDLNPKFVLQIYRDVVATGDKKFAQAVWPSVYVAMAYMDQFDKDGDGMIENEGFPDQTYDTWSVSGVSAYSGGLWVAALQAASAMARVVGDKGSENYFWHKFQKAKVVYQKLWNGSYFNYDNSDQSTSSSIQADQLAGQWYSRACGLLPIVDENKARSALEKIYNFNVLKLKDGRRGAVNGMLPDGNVDMSSMQSREIWSGVTYAVAATMIHEDLGDMAFQTAGGIYEAAWSEGGLGYSFQTPEAWNTYDEYRSLGYMRPLAIWAMQWALTRPKLPRQVTEKEVDEISSLQHHAGFSRVASLLKLPEEEASRGVIQVFYDYTCKMMWM is encoded by the exons ATGTTTGAGAGTGAGATATTGGAGAATGGTTTTATGGAAGGAGATAAGGAACATTCTAATTCTTCATTTGCTGAG GTTGATCCAGGGAAACCTGCATCACTAACATGGCAGCGGAGGTTAGACAACAAGGGAAATAGCCTGTCTTCATTCAGTCTAAGTTTGAAAGAGATGATTCATATG GCTCCAATAGGTGTCCGCTTATGGCGTTATATTCGAGAAGAAACTGCTAAAGGAAAG GGGATTATTATTAACCCATTTGTTAGGCGCCCTGTAACCTCTTGTCATGGCGTTCCCCTTGGTGGTATTGG AGCAGGAAGCATTGGAAGAAGTTTTAGAGGTGAATTTCAGCGCTGGCAACTATTCCCCAGAATATGTGAAGAGAAACCAGTTTTAGCTAATCAATTTTCT GTTTTTGTCTCTCGTTCAAATGGTGAAAAATATTCTACTGTATTAAGCCCGAGGAGCCCAGAGTTGCTTAA AGAAAATGAAGTTTCAGGGATCGAATCTTGGGACTGGAATCTGAATGGACATAATTCCACATATCATGCTTTGTTCCCAAGGGCTTGGACTGTTTATGAGG GTGAGCCTGACCCAGATCTAAAAATAGTTTGTCGTCAAATTTCACCATTTATTCCTCATAACTACAAGGAGAGCAGTTTCCCTGTATCAGTTTTTACATTCTCG cTGCATAATACTGGAAAGACTACTGCAGATGTCACATTGCTTTTTACATGGGCA AATTCTGTTGGAGGGCTTTCTGAATTTTCTGGTCAGCACACCAATTCAAAAATGAC GATGAGGGATGGAGTGCGCGGTGTACTTCTACATCACAA GACTGCAAATGGACTGCCTCCTGTGACTTTTGCAGTGGCAACGAGAGAGATTGATGGTATTCAGGTGTCAGAGTGCCCTTGCTTTGTGATTTCTGGTAATTCCACTGGTGTGACAGCAAAAGAAATGTGGCATCAGATAAAAGAG CATGGATCCTTTGATGGCCTCAATTCTGCTGAAACACTGGTAACCTCAGAGCCAGGATTATCTATTGGAGCAGCAGTTGCTGCTTCTGTGACAATCCCATCAGAAGCAGTGCGTACTGTTACATTCTCATTGGCATGGGATTGCCCTGAAGTAAGATTTACAAGTGGGAAGACTTATTACAG GCGTTACACTAAATTTTATGGCATTCATGGGAATGCTGCTGCTGATATTGCACATGATGCTATCCTGG AGCATGGAAAATGGGAGTCCGAAATTGAAGCATGGCAAAGACCTATTCTTCAGGACAAGAGGCTTCCTGAATG GTACCCAATAACTCTCTTCAATGAACTCTACTATCTTAATTCAGGAGGGACAGTTTGGACAG ATGGATCACCTCCACTACATAGTCTAGCTAGCATTGTGGGAAGTAAGTTTTCTCTCGATCGATCCTCCTTGGGTTTGAAGAGCATTGTTGATGTATCCCATCAAAATGATACTGCAACTGACATTCTTGGAAGGATGATTACAAAACTTGAGCAAATACACACTCCAGTTGCATCCAACTCAGCATTTGGGACAAATTTGCTCCAAAAGGGAGATGAAAACATTGGTCAATTCCTTTACCTTGAAGGAATTGAATATCACATGTGGAATACCTATGATGTCCATTTTTACTCATCTTTTGCGCTAGTCAGTttatttccaaaacttgaactCAGTATTCAAAGAGATTTTGCAGCAGCCGTAATGATGCATGATCCCAGCAAGATAAAACTTCTTCATGATGGAAAATGGGTTCCAAGAAAGGTTCTTGGAGCTGTCCCTCATGATATTGGAATAAACGACCCGTGGTTTGAAGTAAATGCTTATAACCTGTATGATACTGATAGGTGGAAAGACTTGAATCCTAAATTCGTTCTTCAAATTTACAGAGATGTGGTTGCCACTGGTGATAAAAAATTTGCACAAGCTGTCTGGCCCTCTGTTTATGTTGCAATGGCTTATATGGaccaatttgataaggatgggGATGGGATGATCGAAAATGAAGGCTTCCCTGATCAGACTTATGATACATGGTCTGTCTCTGGAGTGAGTGCATATAGTGGTGGGCTATGGGTGGCAGCTTTGCAGGCTGCATCAGCCATGGCTCGTGTAGTAGGTGACAAGGGTTCTGAGAACTATTTCTGGCACAAGTTTCAGAAAGCAAAAGTAGTGTATCAGAAATTATGGAATGGATCTTACTTCAACTATGACAACAGTGACCAAAGTACAAGTTCATCTATACAAGCTGATCAATTGGCTGGACAATG GTACTCCAGAGCATGTGGTCTTTTGCCAATTGTTGATGAAAACAAGGCACGAAGTGCATTGGAAAAGATTTATAATTTCAATGTCTTAAAGTTGAAGGATGGGAGACGTGGAGCTGTTAATGGGATGCTACCTGATGGAAATGTTGATATGTCATCAATGCAGTCGAGAGAAATATGGTCCGGAGTCACTTATGCAGTTGCTGCGACAATGATCCATGAAGACCTTGGTGACATGGCATTTCAGACTGCTGGTGGAATCTATGAAGCTGCATGGTCTGAAGGAGGACTTGG TTACTCTTTCCAAACTCCAGAAGCTTGGAACACCTATGATGAGTACAGATCTTTGGGTTATATGCGTCCTTTAGCGATATGGGCAATGCAGTGGGCATTAACAAGACCAAAGCTTCCCAGGCAGGTTACAGAGAAGGAGGTCGATGAAATTTCCTCGCTTCAGCACCATGCTGGATTCTCAAGAGTTGCTAGCCTCCTCAAGTTGCCAGAAGAGGAAGCATCTAGGGGTGTTATACAGGTTTTCTATGACTATACTTGCAAGATGATGTGGATGTGA
- the LOC107434196 gene encoding uncharacterized protein LOC107434196 isoform X2 gives MSPIRREVSGHKVNCSQFNCVDPGKPASLTWQRRLDNKGNSLSSFSLSLKEMIHMAPIGVRLWRYIREETAKGKGIIINPFVRRPVTSCHGVPLGGIGAGSIGRSFRGEFQRWQLFPRICEEKPVLANQFSVFVSRSNGEKYSTVLSPRSPELLKENEVSGIESWDWNLNGHNSTYHALFPRAWTVYEGEPDPDLKIVCRQISPFIPHNYKESSFPVSVFTFSLHNTGKTTADVTLLFTWANSVGGLSEFSGQHTNSKMTMRDGVRGVLLHHKTANGLPPVTFAVATREIDGIQVSECPCFVISGNSTGVTAKEMWHQIKEHGSFDGLNSAETLVTSEPGLSIGAAVAASVTIPSEAVRTVTFSLAWDCPEVRFTSGKTYYRRYTKFYGIHGNAAADIAHDAILEHGKWESEIEAWQRPILQDKRLPEWYPITLFNELYYLNSGGTVWTDGSPPLHSLASIVGSKFSLDRSSLGLKSIVDVSHQNDTATDILGRMITKLEQIHTPVASNSAFGTNLLQKGDENIGQFLYLEGIEYHMWNTYDVHFYSSFALVSLFPKLELSIQRDFAAAVMMHDPSKIKLLHDGKWVPRKVLGAVPHDIGINDPWFEVNAYNLYDTDRWKDLNPKFVLQIYRDVVATGDKKFAQAVWPSVYVAMAYMDQFDKDGDGMIENEGFPDQTYDTWSVSGVSAYSGGLWVAALQAASAMARVVGDKGSENYFWHKFQKAKVVYQKLWNGSYFNYDNSDQSTSSSIQADQLAGQWYSRACGLLPIVDENKARSALEKIYNFNVLKLKDGRRGAVNGMLPDGNVDMSSMQSREIWSGVTYAVAATMIHEDLGDMAFQTAGGIYEAAWSEGGLGYSFQTPEAWNTYDEYRSLGYMRPLAIWAMQWALTRPKLPRQVTEKEVDEISSLQHHAGFSRVASLLKLPEEEASRGVIQVFYDYTCKMMWM, from the exons ATGAGCCCTATTAGAAGAGAAGTGTCTGGCCATAAAGTTAATTGTTCGCAGTTTAATTGT GTTGATCCAGGGAAACCTGCATCACTAACATGGCAGCGGAGGTTAGACAACAAGGGAAATAGCCTGTCTTCATTCAGTCTAAGTTTGAAAGAGATGATTCATATG GCTCCAATAGGTGTCCGCTTATGGCGTTATATTCGAGAAGAAACTGCTAAAGGAAAG GGGATTATTATTAACCCATTTGTTAGGCGCCCTGTAACCTCTTGTCATGGCGTTCCCCTTGGTGGTATTGG AGCAGGAAGCATTGGAAGAAGTTTTAGAGGTGAATTTCAGCGCTGGCAACTATTCCCCAGAATATGTGAAGAGAAACCAGTTTTAGCTAATCAATTTTCT GTTTTTGTCTCTCGTTCAAATGGTGAAAAATATTCTACTGTATTAAGCCCGAGGAGCCCAGAGTTGCTTAA AGAAAATGAAGTTTCAGGGATCGAATCTTGGGACTGGAATCTGAATGGACATAATTCCACATATCATGCTTTGTTCCCAAGGGCTTGGACTGTTTATGAGG GTGAGCCTGACCCAGATCTAAAAATAGTTTGTCGTCAAATTTCACCATTTATTCCTCATAACTACAAGGAGAGCAGTTTCCCTGTATCAGTTTTTACATTCTCG cTGCATAATACTGGAAAGACTACTGCAGATGTCACATTGCTTTTTACATGGGCA AATTCTGTTGGAGGGCTTTCTGAATTTTCTGGTCAGCACACCAATTCAAAAATGAC GATGAGGGATGGAGTGCGCGGTGTACTTCTACATCACAA GACTGCAAATGGACTGCCTCCTGTGACTTTTGCAGTGGCAACGAGAGAGATTGATGGTATTCAGGTGTCAGAGTGCCCTTGCTTTGTGATTTCTGGTAATTCCACTGGTGTGACAGCAAAAGAAATGTGGCATCAGATAAAAGAG CATGGATCCTTTGATGGCCTCAATTCTGCTGAAACACTGGTAACCTCAGAGCCAGGATTATCTATTGGAGCAGCAGTTGCTGCTTCTGTGACAATCCCATCAGAAGCAGTGCGTACTGTTACATTCTCATTGGCATGGGATTGCCCTGAAGTAAGATTTACAAGTGGGAAGACTTATTACAG GCGTTACACTAAATTTTATGGCATTCATGGGAATGCTGCTGCTGATATTGCACATGATGCTATCCTGG AGCATGGAAAATGGGAGTCCGAAATTGAAGCATGGCAAAGACCTATTCTTCAGGACAAGAGGCTTCCTGAATG GTACCCAATAACTCTCTTCAATGAACTCTACTATCTTAATTCAGGAGGGACAGTTTGGACAG ATGGATCACCTCCACTACATAGTCTAGCTAGCATTGTGGGAAGTAAGTTTTCTCTCGATCGATCCTCCTTGGGTTTGAAGAGCATTGTTGATGTATCCCATCAAAATGATACTGCAACTGACATTCTTGGAAGGATGATTACAAAACTTGAGCAAATACACACTCCAGTTGCATCCAACTCAGCATTTGGGACAAATTTGCTCCAAAAGGGAGATGAAAACATTGGTCAATTCCTTTACCTTGAAGGAATTGAATATCACATGTGGAATACCTATGATGTCCATTTTTACTCATCTTTTGCGCTAGTCAGTttatttccaaaacttgaactCAGTATTCAAAGAGATTTTGCAGCAGCCGTAATGATGCATGATCCCAGCAAGATAAAACTTCTTCATGATGGAAAATGGGTTCCAAGAAAGGTTCTTGGAGCTGTCCCTCATGATATTGGAATAAACGACCCGTGGTTTGAAGTAAATGCTTATAACCTGTATGATACTGATAGGTGGAAAGACTTGAATCCTAAATTCGTTCTTCAAATTTACAGAGATGTGGTTGCCACTGGTGATAAAAAATTTGCACAAGCTGTCTGGCCCTCTGTTTATGTTGCAATGGCTTATATGGaccaatttgataaggatgggGATGGGATGATCGAAAATGAAGGCTTCCCTGATCAGACTTATGATACATGGTCTGTCTCTGGAGTGAGTGCATATAGTGGTGGGCTATGGGTGGCAGCTTTGCAGGCTGCATCAGCCATGGCTCGTGTAGTAGGTGACAAGGGTTCTGAGAACTATTTCTGGCACAAGTTTCAGAAAGCAAAAGTAGTGTATCAGAAATTATGGAATGGATCTTACTTCAACTATGACAACAGTGACCAAAGTACAAGTTCATCTATACAAGCTGATCAATTGGCTGGACAATG GTACTCCAGAGCATGTGGTCTTTTGCCAATTGTTGATGAAAACAAGGCACGAAGTGCATTGGAAAAGATTTATAATTTCAATGTCTTAAAGTTGAAGGATGGGAGACGTGGAGCTGTTAATGGGATGCTACCTGATGGAAATGTTGATATGTCATCAATGCAGTCGAGAGAAATATGGTCCGGAGTCACTTATGCAGTTGCTGCGACAATGATCCATGAAGACCTTGGTGACATGGCATTTCAGACTGCTGGTGGAATCTATGAAGCTGCATGGTCTGAAGGAGGACTTGG TTACTCTTTCCAAACTCCAGAAGCTTGGAACACCTATGATGAGTACAGATCTTTGGGTTATATGCGTCCTTTAGCGATATGGGCAATGCAGTGGGCATTAACAAGACCAAAGCTTCCCAGGCAGGTTACAGAGAAGGAGGTCGATGAAATTTCCTCGCTTCAGCACCATGCTGGATTCTCAAGAGTTGCTAGCCTCCTCAAGTTGCCAGAAGAGGAAGCATCTAGGGGTGTTATACAGGTTTTCTATGACTATACTTGCAAGATGATGTGGATGTGA
- the LOC107434196 gene encoding uncharacterized protein LOC107434196 isoform X3: MAFPLVVLGSIGRSFRGEFQRWQLFPRICEEKPVLANQFSVFVSRSNGEKYSTVLSPRSPELLKENEVSGIESWDWNLNGHNSTYHALFPRAWTVYEGEPDPDLKIVCRQISPFIPHNYKESSFPVSVFTFSLHNTGKTTADVTLLFTWANSVGGLSEFSGQHTNSKMTMRDGVRGVLLHHKTANGLPPVTFAVATREIDGIQVSECPCFVISGNSTGVTAKEMWHQIKEHGSFDGLNSAETLVTSEPGLSIGAAVAASVTIPSEAVRTVTFSLAWDCPEVRFTSGKTYYRRYTKFYGIHGNAAADIAHDAILEHGKWESEIEAWQRPILQDKRLPEWYPITLFNELYYLNSGGTVWTDGSPPLHSLASIVGSKFSLDRSSLGLKSIVDVSHQNDTATDILGRMITKLEQIHTPVASNSAFGTNLLQKGDENIGQFLYLEGIEYHMWNTYDVHFYSSFALVSLFPKLELSIQRDFAAAVMMHDPSKIKLLHDGKWVPRKVLGAVPHDIGINDPWFEVNAYNLYDTDRWKDLNPKFVLQIYRDVVATGDKKFAQAVWPSVYVAMAYMDQFDKDGDGMIENEGFPDQTYDTWSVSGVSAYSGGLWVAALQAASAMARVVGDKGSENYFWHKFQKAKVVYQKLWNGSYFNYDNSDQSTSSSIQADQLAGQWYSRACGLLPIVDENKARSALEKIYNFNVLKLKDGRRGAVNGMLPDGNVDMSSMQSREIWSGVTYAVAATMIHEDLGDMAFQTAGGIYEAAWSEGGLGYSFQTPEAWNTYDEYRSLGYMRPLAIWAMQWALTRPKLPRQVTEKEVDEISSLQHHAGFSRVASLLKLPEEEASRGVIQVFYDYTCKMMWM; encoded by the exons ATGGCGTTCCCCTTGGTGGTATTGG GAAGCATTGGAAGAAGTTTTAGAGGTGAATTTCAGCGCTGGCAACTATTCCCCAGAATATGTGAAGAGAAACCAGTTTTAGCTAATCAATTTTCT GTTTTTGTCTCTCGTTCAAATGGTGAAAAATATTCTACTGTATTAAGCCCGAGGAGCCCAGAGTTGCTTAA AGAAAATGAAGTTTCAGGGATCGAATCTTGGGACTGGAATCTGAATGGACATAATTCCACATATCATGCTTTGTTCCCAAGGGCTTGGACTGTTTATGAGG GTGAGCCTGACCCAGATCTAAAAATAGTTTGTCGTCAAATTTCACCATTTATTCCTCATAACTACAAGGAGAGCAGTTTCCCTGTATCAGTTTTTACATTCTCG cTGCATAATACTGGAAAGACTACTGCAGATGTCACATTGCTTTTTACATGGGCA AATTCTGTTGGAGGGCTTTCTGAATTTTCTGGTCAGCACACCAATTCAAAAATGAC GATGAGGGATGGAGTGCGCGGTGTACTTCTACATCACAA GACTGCAAATGGACTGCCTCCTGTGACTTTTGCAGTGGCAACGAGAGAGATTGATGGTATTCAGGTGTCAGAGTGCCCTTGCTTTGTGATTTCTGGTAATTCCACTGGTGTGACAGCAAAAGAAATGTGGCATCAGATAAAAGAG CATGGATCCTTTGATGGCCTCAATTCTGCTGAAACACTGGTAACCTCAGAGCCAGGATTATCTATTGGAGCAGCAGTTGCTGCTTCTGTGACAATCCCATCAGAAGCAGTGCGTACTGTTACATTCTCATTGGCATGGGATTGCCCTGAAGTAAGATTTACAAGTGGGAAGACTTATTACAG GCGTTACACTAAATTTTATGGCATTCATGGGAATGCTGCTGCTGATATTGCACATGATGCTATCCTGG AGCATGGAAAATGGGAGTCCGAAATTGAAGCATGGCAAAGACCTATTCTTCAGGACAAGAGGCTTCCTGAATG GTACCCAATAACTCTCTTCAATGAACTCTACTATCTTAATTCAGGAGGGACAGTTTGGACAG ATGGATCACCTCCACTACATAGTCTAGCTAGCATTGTGGGAAGTAAGTTTTCTCTCGATCGATCCTCCTTGGGTTTGAAGAGCATTGTTGATGTATCCCATCAAAATGATACTGCAACTGACATTCTTGGAAGGATGATTACAAAACTTGAGCAAATACACACTCCAGTTGCATCCAACTCAGCATTTGGGACAAATTTGCTCCAAAAGGGAGATGAAAACATTGGTCAATTCCTTTACCTTGAAGGAATTGAATATCACATGTGGAATACCTATGATGTCCATTTTTACTCATCTTTTGCGCTAGTCAGTttatttccaaaacttgaactCAGTATTCAAAGAGATTTTGCAGCAGCCGTAATGATGCATGATCCCAGCAAGATAAAACTTCTTCATGATGGAAAATGGGTTCCAAGAAAGGTTCTTGGAGCTGTCCCTCATGATATTGGAATAAACGACCCGTGGTTTGAAGTAAATGCTTATAACCTGTATGATACTGATAGGTGGAAAGACTTGAATCCTAAATTCGTTCTTCAAATTTACAGAGATGTGGTTGCCACTGGTGATAAAAAATTTGCACAAGCTGTCTGGCCCTCTGTTTATGTTGCAATGGCTTATATGGaccaatttgataaggatgggGATGGGATGATCGAAAATGAAGGCTTCCCTGATCAGACTTATGATACATGGTCTGTCTCTGGAGTGAGTGCATATAGTGGTGGGCTATGGGTGGCAGCTTTGCAGGCTGCATCAGCCATGGCTCGTGTAGTAGGTGACAAGGGTTCTGAGAACTATTTCTGGCACAAGTTTCAGAAAGCAAAAGTAGTGTATCAGAAATTATGGAATGGATCTTACTTCAACTATGACAACAGTGACCAAAGTACAAGTTCATCTATACAAGCTGATCAATTGGCTGGACAATG GTACTCCAGAGCATGTGGTCTTTTGCCAATTGTTGATGAAAACAAGGCACGAAGTGCATTGGAAAAGATTTATAATTTCAATGTCTTAAAGTTGAAGGATGGGAGACGTGGAGCTGTTAATGGGATGCTACCTGATGGAAATGTTGATATGTCATCAATGCAGTCGAGAGAAATATGGTCCGGAGTCACTTATGCAGTTGCTGCGACAATGATCCATGAAGACCTTGGTGACATGGCATTTCAGACTGCTGGTGGAATCTATGAAGCTGCATGGTCTGAAGGAGGACTTGG TTACTCTTTCCAAACTCCAGAAGCTTGGAACACCTATGATGAGTACAGATCTTTGGGTTATATGCGTCCTTTAGCGATATGGGCAATGCAGTGGGCATTAACAAGACCAAAGCTTCCCAGGCAGGTTACAGAGAAGGAGGTCGATGAAATTTCCTCGCTTCAGCACCATGCTGGATTCTCAAGAGTTGCTAGCCTCCTCAAGTTGCCAGAAGAGGAAGCATCTAGGGGTGTTATACAGGTTTTCTATGACTATACTTGCAAGATGATGTGGATGTGA
- the LOC107434196 gene encoding uncharacterized protein LOC107434196 isoform X4 translates to MGMSLGFQNSVGGLSEFSGQHTNSKMTMRDGVRGVLLHHKTANGLPPVTFAVATREIDGIQVSECPCFVISGNSTGVTAKEMWHQIKEHGSFDGLNSAETLVTSEPGLSIGAAVAASVTIPSEAVRTVTFSLAWDCPEVRFTSGKTYYRRYTKFYGIHGNAAADIAHDAILEHGKWESEIEAWQRPILQDKRLPEWYPITLFNELYYLNSGGTVWTDGSPPLHSLASIVGSKFSLDRSSLGLKSIVDVSHQNDTATDILGRMITKLEQIHTPVASNSAFGTNLLQKGDENIGQFLYLEGIEYHMWNTYDVHFYSSFALVSLFPKLELSIQRDFAAAVMMHDPSKIKLLHDGKWVPRKVLGAVPHDIGINDPWFEVNAYNLYDTDRWKDLNPKFVLQIYRDVVATGDKKFAQAVWPSVYVAMAYMDQFDKDGDGMIENEGFPDQTYDTWSVSGVSAYSGGLWVAALQAASAMARVVGDKGSENYFWHKFQKAKVVYQKLWNGSYFNYDNSDQSTSSSIQADQLAGQWYSRACGLLPIVDENKARSALEKIYNFNVLKLKDGRRGAVNGMLPDGNVDMSSMQSREIWSGVTYAVAATMIHEDLGDMAFQTAGGIYEAAWSEGGLGYSFQTPEAWNTYDEYRSLGYMRPLAIWAMQWALTRPKLPRQVTEKEVDEISSLQHHAGFSRVASLLKLPEEEASRGVIQVFYDYTCKMMWM, encoded by the exons ATGGGCA TGTCTCTGGGATTTCAGAATTCTGTTGGAGGGCTTTCTGAATTTTCTGGTCAGCACACCAATTCAAAAATGAC GATGAGGGATGGAGTGCGCGGTGTACTTCTACATCACAA GACTGCAAATGGACTGCCTCCTGTGACTTTTGCAGTGGCAACGAGAGAGATTGATGGTATTCAGGTGTCAGAGTGCCCTTGCTTTGTGATTTCTGGTAATTCCACTGGTGTGACAGCAAAAGAAATGTGGCATCAGATAAAAGAG CATGGATCCTTTGATGGCCTCAATTCTGCTGAAACACTGGTAACCTCAGAGCCAGGATTATCTATTGGAGCAGCAGTTGCTGCTTCTGTGACAATCCCATCAGAAGCAGTGCGTACTGTTACATTCTCATTGGCATGGGATTGCCCTGAAGTAAGATTTACAAGTGGGAAGACTTATTACAG GCGTTACACTAAATTTTATGGCATTCATGGGAATGCTGCTGCTGATATTGCACATGATGCTATCCTGG AGCATGGAAAATGGGAGTCCGAAATTGAAGCATGGCAAAGACCTATTCTTCAGGACAAGAGGCTTCCTGAATG GTACCCAATAACTCTCTTCAATGAACTCTACTATCTTAATTCAGGAGGGACAGTTTGGACAG ATGGATCACCTCCACTACATAGTCTAGCTAGCATTGTGGGAAGTAAGTTTTCTCTCGATCGATCCTCCTTGGGTTTGAAGAGCATTGTTGATGTATCCCATCAAAATGATACTGCAACTGACATTCTTGGAAGGATGATTACAAAACTTGAGCAAATACACACTCCAGTTGCATCCAACTCAGCATTTGGGACAAATTTGCTCCAAAAGGGAGATGAAAACATTGGTCAATTCCTTTACCTTGAAGGAATTGAATATCACATGTGGAATACCTATGATGTCCATTTTTACTCATCTTTTGCGCTAGTCAGTttatttccaaaacttgaactCAGTATTCAAAGAGATTTTGCAGCAGCCGTAATGATGCATGATCCCAGCAAGATAAAACTTCTTCATGATGGAAAATGGGTTCCAAGAAAGGTTCTTGGAGCTGTCCCTCATGATATTGGAATAAACGACCCGTGGTTTGAAGTAAATGCTTATAACCTGTATGATACTGATAGGTGGAAAGACTTGAATCCTAAATTCGTTCTTCAAATTTACAGAGATGTGGTTGCCACTGGTGATAAAAAATTTGCACAAGCTGTCTGGCCCTCTGTTTATGTTGCAATGGCTTATATGGaccaatttgataaggatgggGATGGGATGATCGAAAATGAAGGCTTCCCTGATCAGACTTATGATACATGGTCTGTCTCTGGAGTGAGTGCATATAGTGGTGGGCTATGGGTGGCAGCTTTGCAGGCTGCATCAGCCATGGCTCGTGTAGTAGGTGACAAGGGTTCTGAGAACTATTTCTGGCACAAGTTTCAGAAAGCAAAAGTAGTGTATCAGAAATTATGGAATGGATCTTACTTCAACTATGACAACAGTGACCAAAGTACAAGTTCATCTATACAAGCTGATCAATTGGCTGGACAATG GTACTCCAGAGCATGTGGTCTTTTGCCAATTGTTGATGAAAACAAGGCACGAAGTGCATTGGAAAAGATTTATAATTTCAATGTCTTAAAGTTGAAGGATGGGAGACGTGGAGCTGTTAATGGGATGCTACCTGATGGAAATGTTGATATGTCATCAATGCAGTCGAGAGAAATATGGTCCGGAGTCACTTATGCAGTTGCTGCGACAATGATCCATGAAGACCTTGGTGACATGGCATTTCAGACTGCTGGTGGAATCTATGAAGCTGCATGGTCTGAAGGAGGACTTGG TTACTCTTTCCAAACTCCAGAAGCTTGGAACACCTATGATGAGTACAGATCTTTGGGTTATATGCGTCCTTTAGCGATATGGGCAATGCAGTGGGCATTAACAAGACCAAAGCTTCCCAGGCAGGTTACAGAGAAGGAGGTCGATGAAATTTCCTCGCTTCAGCACCATGCTGGATTCTCAAGAGTTGCTAGCCTCCTCAAGTTGCCAGAAGAGGAAGCATCTAGGGGTGTTATACAGGTTTTCTATGACTATACTTGCAAGATGATGTGGATGTGA